Proteins from a genomic interval of Trifolium pratense cultivar HEN17-A07 linkage group LG6, ARS_RC_1.1, whole genome shotgun sequence:
- the LOC123889058 gene encoding uncharacterized protein LOC123889058, which translates to MLLRSSSTPVLGSLLSSSSFTDSPIHHNHSLHPESCHALKHLPLQHHHHSNKISCSSSPISPSISDLERQKKGLVRRVQSEGNLEDLAFATCNNNEDRFNYMDSSSKRYSVRQRCLALETIPSFTLSKHTGLREEEEDEDEESDIEDEGYEFSVMNSRSGVMQTEEVRVNDKVSRVSFGNKEMYLAKGLGVDVSGDGIDGGCRGGNGGGDYNSMGSGGNDGDSNHGVEEYYKKMVQQNPGNSLFLRNYAQFLYQSKKDRGGAEEYYSRAILADPNDGEVLSQYGKLVWELHHDEERATSYFERAVQASPDDSHVQAAYASFLWGTEEDEDASSNDPKCLPQHFHFGAMATTGS; encoded by the exons ATGTTGCTAAGAAGCTCATCAACACCAGTTCTTGGTTCTCTCCTCTCTTCAAGTTCCTTCACAGATAGTCCTATTCATCATAATCATAGTCTTCATCCTGAATCATGTCATGCACTTAAGCATTTACCACtccaacatcatcatcatagtaACAAGATCTCATGCAGTTCTTCTCCAATCTCACCTTCAATTTCTGATCTTGAAAGGCAAAAGAAAGGGTTGGTTAGAAGAGTACAATCTGAAGGGAACTTGGAAGACTTGGCCTTTGCTACTTGCAACAACAATGAAGATAGATTCAATTATATGGACTCTTCTTCTAAGAGGTATTCAGTGAGACAAAGATGCTTGGCACTTGAGACCATTCCATCTTTCACTCTTTCTAAGCATACAGGTTTGCGGGAagaagaggaagatgaagatgaggaaAGTGATATTGAAGATGAAGGTTATGAGTTCAGTGTGATGAACAGTAGAAGTGGTGTGATGCAGACTGAAGAAGTGAGGGTGAATGATAAAGTTAGCAGGGTGAGTTTTGGTAATAAAGAGATGTATCTTGCAAAAGGGCTTGGTGTTGATGTGAGTGGTGATGGCATAGATGGTGGTTGCAGAGGAGGCAATGGAGGTGGTGATTATAATTCCATGGGATCTGGAGGGAATGATGGAGATAGTAATCATGGGGTGGAAGAATATTACAAGAAAATGGTGCAGCAAAATCCAGGGAACTCATTGTTTCTGAGGAATTATGCTCAGTTTTTGTATCAG AGCAAAAAAGACCGCGGAGGAGCTGAGGAGTATTATTCCAGAGCCATACTAGCAGATCCAAATGATGGAGAAGTTCTATCACAGTATGGAAAACTAGTTTGGGAACTACATCATGATGAAGAAAGAGCCACTAGCTATTTTGAAAGAGCAGTACAAGCTTCTCCTGATGACAG CCATGTACAAGCAGCATATGCAAGTTTCCTTTGGGGCAcagaggaagatgaagatgcAAGTTCCAATGACCCAAAATGTTTACCTCAACATTTCCATTTTGGAGCTATGGCTACTACAGGTTCATAG
- the LOC123889062 gene encoding glucose-6-phosphate/phosphate translocator 2, chloroplastic-like, translating into MIGFMGAMISNLAFVFRNIFSKKGMNGMSVSGMNYYACLSMMSLLILTPFAIAVEGPQVSAAGWQTAVSQIGPNFVCKRLLKKIVVDAQSLIETKRTDLDAIRVDISKLFFTPQEDDAHILVKTYIDQKNLSLVLASIIIFCELVARRLRLIESQWEIPPDLKEAIATS; encoded by the exons ATGATTG GATTTATGGGAGCTATGATATCAAATTTAGCATTTGTATTCAGAAATATATTCTCAAAGAAAGGGATGAATGGAATGAGTGTTAGTGGAATGAACTATTATGCTTGTCTTTCAATGATGTCTCTATTAATTCTCACACCTTTTGCTATTGCTGTAGAGGGTCCTCAAGTTTCGGCTGCTGGCTGGCAAACAGCTGTGTCTCAAATTGGTCCTAATTTTGTATG TAAGAGGTTGCTGAAAAAGATTGTTGTTGATGCCCAATCACTAATCGAGACAAAGAGAACTGATTTGGATGCTATTCGGGTCGACATTTCTAAGCTGTTTTTTACTCCACAAGAAGATGATGCTCACATTCTA GTCAAAACCTATATTGATCAGAAGAACTTGAGTCTGGTTCTAGCTAGCATCATAATTTTTTGTGAACTAGTTGCTCGTCGTCTTCGTTTAATCGAATCCCAGTG GGAAATTCCCCCAGACCTGAAGGAAGCTATAGCTACTAGCTAG